Part of the Rhizobium sp. WYJ-E13 genome is shown below.
GGGACGGTTGCGGGTCGAGATGGCCGGTGCCTTTGCCGACTCCATCATCGTGCCGGCGCTTTGCGATTTCTACCAGCGTTACCCCGATATCCGCATCGACCTCGGAGTCAGCGACCGCACTGTCGATTATCTCGCCGAAAACGTCGACTGTGCGCTGCGTGCCGGCACGCCGGCCGACCAGTCGCTCATCGCCAGACGCGTTTCCGAGATCGAAATGATCACCTGCGTTGCGCCTCTTTATGTCGAGAAATTCGGCTTGCCGCAGCGGCCGGAAGAGCTTGAAACGGAACATTATTCCGTCAATTATTTCCGCGCCCAGAACAATCGCACGGTGCCCTTCGAATTTCGCAAGGACAATGAGGTTGTCGAGGTCAATCCGCGCTACATTGTTTCCGTCAATGACAGCCGCACCTACATGACCGCGGCTCTTGCCGGCCTCGGCCTCGCCCAGATTCCGATCTTCATGGCACGTGAACCACTGGCAAAAGGCGAGCTGGTTCAGACCCTGAAGGAATGGACGCGTGAGTCACTGCCGCTCTACGTTGTCTATCCGCCTAACCGGCACCTCAGCAACAAGGTTCGTGTTTTTGTCGACTGGCTGGTGAAACTGCTGGCGGATGCAAATCTCAACGCCCGCTGAAAACGCCGACTCACAAAAAGAAAGCGGCCCGTGACGGGAGGGATAACCGTCACGGGCCTTGATCTGATGTCTTGAACTGAAGGCCTGTCGCACCGCAGGAAGGCGCGGCAGGCCCTGGAGTGGAGGTCAGGACGCTGGCGGCAGTGTGCCACCCGCGTCCGTCTATCCTGATATAGGCGCGCTTAGCCGGATAGTAAGGGGCTGTACTCAGCAGACTGTTCACAACTTTGCGACAGGCGGTTATCTCCTGATAGCAGGTTTCAGCAGATCCTCGATGCCAATGCGGCGGAAGAGTTCGGCCCGGACACGATCGGCAACGCCGTTGACGATTTCCGCACCGTCTTCCGACGGGTCGATATGTGTGCGAAACGGCCGCTTGCCGAAAGGCATATTCACCACATCGACAATGGCAGTCGCAACGGAAGCAGCATCCGCATCGGCAGGTTCGAGCGAGGCAAGACCCTTCAACGCCAGTTCCGACAGACCCCTATAGGGACCTTCGTTATATTCAGCAGCGCGGGCCGTATCGGCAGGCGAACCGGAATGGGCGAAGTGGTTCGTGCCCTTGGTGAAGGCACCGGGAACGATGATCGTCGTTTCGATGCCCCAGCGTGTCAGTTCACTGGCATAGGAGACGGCAAGCGAGTCCATGGCGGCCTTGGCGGCGAAATAGGGAGCAAGATAGGGAGGCGTGCCGCCGCGTGCGCTCGAAGAGGAGACCCAGACGACCAGCCCCTGCCCCTGCTTGCGCAGATGCGGAAGCACTGCGCGGTTCACGCGCTGGGTCGAAAGCACGTTGATATCGAAAAGCTCAGCATATTGCTGCGGCGTGAA
Proteins encoded:
- a CDS encoding LysR family transcriptional regulator; protein product: MDQLSAMRVFIRVVETGNFTRAADMLAMPKATVTNLIQGLEAHLRTKLLNRTTRRVMVTTDGALYYERAAQIISELEELDGSLSNSQSLPTGRLRVEMAGAFADSIIVPALCDFYQRYPDIRIDLGVSDRTVDYLAENVDCALRAGTPADQSLIARRVSEIEMITCVAPLYVEKFGLPQRPEELETEHYSVNYFRAQNNRTVPFEFRKDNEVVEVNPRYIVSVNDSRTYMTAALAGLGLAQIPIFMAREPLAKGELVQTLKEWTRESLPLYVVYPPNRHLSNKVRVFVDWLVKLLADANLNAR
- a CDS encoding SDR family oxidoreductase — encoded protein: MNKQVIVITGASSGFGALAARALAKAGHTVYASMRETEGRNGPQVEAVEAFSRENGVNLKAVELDVASDASVEAGVAKVIAAEGQIDTIIHNAGHMSFGPAEAFTPQQYAELFDINVLSTQRVNRAVLPHLRKQGQGLVVWVSSSSARGGTPPYLAPYFAAKAAMDSLAVSYASELTRWGIETTIIVPGAFTKGTNHFAHSGSPADTARAAEYNEGPYRGLSELALKGLASLEPADADAASVATAIVDVVNMPFGKRPFRTHIDPSEDGAEIVNGVADRVRAELFRRIGIEDLLKPAIRR